A stretch of Rhododendron vialii isolate Sample 1 chromosome 4a, ASM3025357v1 DNA encodes these proteins:
- the LOC131323056 gene encoding protein translation factor SUI1 homolog, with protein sequence MSELDVPISTAFDPFAEASAEDSGAGTKEYVHVRTQQRNGRKSLTTVQGLKKEFSYNKILKDLKKEFCCNGTVVQDPELGQVIQLQGDQRKNVSTFLVQAGIVKKENIKIHGF encoded by the exons ATGTCTGAACTAGACGTCCCGATTTCAACTGCTTTCG ATCCTTTTGCCGAGGCCAGTGCTGAGGACTCAGGTGCTGGTACAAAGGAGTATGTGCATGTGCGTACTCAGCAGCGCAATGGGAGAAAAAGCTTGACCACTGTGCAGGGGCTGAAGAAGGAATTTAGCTATAACAAGATTCTCAAAGACCTCAAGAAAGAGTTCTGCTGTAATGGTACTGTTGTCCAGGACCCTGAGTTAGGACAG GTCATTCAACTTCAGGGTGATCAAAGGAAGAATGTCTCCACTTTCCTTGTGCAG GCTGGCATTGTGAAGAAGGAAAACATCAAGATTCACGGTTTTTAG